A genome region from Candidatus Methanomethylophilaceae archaeon includes the following:
- a CDS encoding iron ABC transporter permease, producing the protein MRGDILTWEDFLPKFLSVRRKKIAFLAVISAILAAILAVSPALGAYSVSPREVLDIIISHILGNPPGDRTDFVVWDVRLTSSIMAVITGFALGVCGSVMQAVMRNPLADPYTMGVSSGASLGATLSLVMGVSIIPGLMGDASVITNAFLLSLVPMGTILFLSITRKMTDTMMILCGIGVMYFFSATTSLIMLTADPTQMSAVYSWNLGNIGIGYWDNLPTMLIPTAICTALLMIFSSRIDVLTSGDSLSHTVGVDPFKVRILSSLGVSVMIASIVSFTGTIGFIGLISPHMARAFVGSKQAYLIPASGLVGAAMLLAANNAARILGSLPVGVITTLVGCPIFFVLLIRQRRSRWI; encoded by the coding sequence ATACGGGGGGATATACTGACCTGGGAAGATTTCCTGCCGAAATTCCTCTCCGTCCGCCGGAAAAAAATAGCATTCCTAGCTGTAATAAGCGCGATTCTGGCGGCGATTCTGGCGGTATCCCCGGCGCTGGGCGCATACAGCGTGTCACCGAGAGAAGTGCTGGACATCATCATAAGCCATATCCTGGGGAACCCACCAGGAGACAGGACTGACTTCGTGGTATGGGATGTGCGCCTGACATCCAGCATCATGGCCGTGATAACCGGTTTCGCTCTGGGCGTGTGCGGGTCTGTGATGCAGGCAGTGATGAGAAACCCGCTGGCTGACCCTTACACCATGGGCGTGTCATCCGGAGCATCATTAGGCGCCACTCTATCGTTGGTGATGGGGGTATCGATAATCCCCGGCCTGATGGGCGACGCCTCGGTCATAACCAACGCTTTCCTCCTGTCTTTGGTCCCGATGGGAACGATTCTGTTCCTGTCGATAACAAGAAAGATGACAGACACGATGATGATTCTCTGCGGGATCGGGGTCATGTACTTTTTCTCGGCTACCACATCGCTCATTATGCTTACCGCCGACCCTACCCAGATGAGCGCGGTGTACTCCTGGAATCTGGGCAACATCGGGATAGGGTATTGGGACAACCTGCCCACGATGCTCATCCCCACGGCGATATGCACGGCTCTGCTGATGATCTTCTCCTCAAGGATAGATGTGCTGACGTCCGGCGACAGCCTGTCGCATACAGTCGGAGTGGACCCTTTCAAGGTGAGGATACTGTCGTCCCTCGGCGTCTCGGTGATGATAGCTTCCATCGTCAGTTTCACGGGGACAATCGGCTTCATCGGCCTCATATCCCCGCACATGGCCAGAGCCTTCGTAGGATCCAAGCAGGCCTATCTTATCCCTGCCTCGGGGCTTGTGGGGGCCGCTATGCTTCTGGCGGCCAACAATGCGGCCAGAATACTGGGCTCTCTGCCGGTCGGCGTCATCACCACCCTGGTTGGATGCCCCATATTCTTCGTCCTGCTGATACGCCAGCGGCGCTCCAGATGGATCTGA
- a CDS encoding ABC transporter substrate-binding protein: MNRTSIIIVCAIAIAIVAIAAAAVLLTQEKSDEYRSSDSTGRLMIMGNANNDDYLDQSDIDALEKLKGTSDWANDHPLADANNDGSITQADIDMVKRMVKREAMDIYYAYSSDSGLNISKVSYPIKNYLMVGDDVSIALQSISATSKCKGVAVSDFSDPINSWVGNLAHIGDKSTSADVALATNVADKDTVLITSAASRYLTNQDAFELAGIKVIRMNLGTGTSGNIAANYGLLTMGYLLGLEDKANEVVKFSDDLIKQIQDKVGGIQDSKRAKAIVANRTANISGKTSEYYYIAKLAGAKNMIDENSSYTSFNVSKGDDWLYGMDVDYILHFTSLGYGDADKQKTFSSYDTNFKETDAYKAHNYYLMNANMPTAIGVAFSAAAMYPDLFSEDFGYNALNEYIQKYTCLPSGYDAKTSGAFFQMSS; this comes from the coding sequence ATGAACAGAACAAGCATAATTATCGTGTGCGCAATCGCCATAGCCATAGTGGCGATAGCCGCGGCCGCAGTGCTTTTGACTCAGGAGAAAAGCGACGAATACCGCTCCTCCGATTCCACCGGCCGCCTGATGATAATGGGCAATGCGAACAACGACGACTATCTCGACCAGAGCGACATCGATGCGCTCGAAAAACTCAAAGGGACCTCTGACTGGGCCAATGACCACCCTCTCGCTGACGCCAACAACGATGGAAGCATCACCCAGGCCGACATCGACATGGTAAAGAGAATGGTCAAGCGCGAAGCGATGGACATATACTATGCGTACTCCTCGGACAGCGGGCTAAACATCTCGAAAGTCTCGTACCCCATCAAAAACTACCTGATGGTCGGGGATGACGTCTCGATCGCCCTCCAATCCATATCGGCGACATCCAAATGCAAAGGCGTGGCCGTCTCCGATTTCAGCGATCCCATCAACTCTTGGGTCGGAAACCTCGCACATATCGGCGACAAATCCACCTCAGCGGACGTCGCATTGGCAACCAACGTCGCCGACAAAGATACCGTCCTGATCACATCCGCCGCATCGCGCTATCTTACGAACCAGGATGCATTCGAGCTCGCCGGAATCAAGGTCATCAGGATGAACCTCGGAACCGGAACCTCCGGAAACATCGCAGCCAACTACGGCCTTCTGACGATGGGATACCTCCTGGGGCTCGAAGACAAAGCCAACGAAGTCGTGAAGTTCAGCGACGATCTGATCAAACAGATACAGGACAAGGTCGGAGGGATCCAGGACTCCAAGAGAGCCAAGGCCATAGTCGCCAACAGGACCGCCAACATCTCCGGAAAGACCTCCGAATACTATTACATCGCCAAGCTCGCCGGCGCCAAGAACATGATAGACGAAAACTCCTCCTATACATCGTTCAATGTCAGCAAGGGAGACGACTGGCTCTACGGAATGGATGTCGACTATATCCTGCACTTCACATCCCTCGGATACGGGGATGCCGACAAGCAGAAGACGTTCTCCAGCTACGATACCAACTTCAAAGAGACAGACGCCTACAAGGCCCACAACTATTACCTCATGAACGCCAACATGCCCACGGCAATCGGCGTAGCGTTCTCTGCCGCCGCCATGTACCCCGACCTCTTCTCGGAAGACTTCGGATACAATGCGCTGAACGAGTATATCCAGAAGTACACCTGCTTGCCGAGCGGATACGACGCCAAGACGAGCGGCGCATTCTTCCAGATGAGCTCCTGA
- a CDS encoding iron ABC transporter permease has product MSEQDFASGYLKYVRHKIVFILAALAVLAVAAGVSCLVDGRPIGVLDVYRIIWEHITGAEYEYATSEYWDDFVVCQMRLPRTVLAIVAGSSLAVCGTVMQSIMSNPLADPYTTGMSSGACLGAIIAIAMGFAFTGPSIYGIMGMSFLVAMIPAFIVILISRLISTSPATLILLGTIMSYLFGAMNTLILVNQEGETLSAAYLWTIGSLDNVIWSDLWMPGIVSIIGCAAMLAMSGKLNVMMMGDDQARSMGLDVDNFRTVLLLLLSVMVASIISFTGILGFVGLVAPHIVRMAIGSDNKFVIPASMAFGSALLLVTDTIARLVVYPYEIPVGIILMFIGGPLFLYVIIRKKGYGGIY; this is encoded by the coding sequence ATGTCCGAACAGGATTTCGCCAGCGGATATCTCAAATACGTGCGCCACAAGATTGTTTTCATATTGGCGGCTCTGGCTGTCCTGGCGGTCGCCGCAGGGGTGTCTTGCCTGGTGGACGGGAGGCCCATCGGCGTCCTTGACGTTTACAGGATAATCTGGGAACACATAACCGGAGCAGAATACGAGTACGCCACCTCGGAATACTGGGATGACTTCGTAGTCTGCCAGATGAGACTGCCCAGAACCGTCCTGGCGATAGTGGCCGGATCGTCGCTGGCCGTATGCGGGACTGTGATGCAGAGCATAATGTCCAACCCTCTTGCGGATCCGTACACCACGGGGATGTCCTCGGGAGCCTGCCTGGGAGCGATCATTGCCATTGCCATGGGCTTCGCCTTCACCGGCCCGTCGATATACGGCATCATGGGCATGTCTTTCCTCGTGGCTATGATACCTGCGTTCATTGTCATCCTGATATCCAGGCTGATCAGCACGTCCCCTGCGACACTGATTCTGCTGGGGACGATAATGTCGTATCTTTTCGGCGCGATGAACACGCTGATACTCGTCAATCAGGAAGGGGAGACCCTGTCTGCGGCATACCTGTGGACGATCGGCTCCCTGGACAACGTTATTTGGAGCGACCTCTGGATGCCCGGAATCGTCTCGATTATCGGATGCGCCGCGATGCTTGCGATGTCGGGGAAGCTCAACGTCATGATGATGGGAGACGACCAGGCCCGCAGCATGGGTCTGGACGTGGACAACTTCAGGACAGTGCTACTTCTGCTGCTGTCCGTTATGGTGGCGTCCATAATCAGCTTCACGGGGATACTGGGATTCGTAGGCTTGGTGGCGCCGCACATCGTGAGGATGGCCATAGGGTCGGACAACAAGTTCGTCATACCGGCGTCGATGGCGTTCGGATCCGCCCTTCTGCTGGTGACTGACACCATAGCCAGACTTGTGGTGTACCCTTATGAGATACCGGTCGGAATCATCCTGATGTTCATAGGCGGGCCTCTGTTCCTTTATGTCATCATCAGGAAGAAAGGATACGGGGGGATATACTGA